In Streptomyces chartreusis NRRL 3882, the following are encoded in one genomic region:
- a CDS encoding LysM peptidoglycan-binding domain-containing protein gives MEKTKTQFYVVKRGDNLTKIARMHHVSLDQILEWNPQIEDPDLIHPGDRIRVAPPREAGGEDGEYQSE, from the coding sequence ATGGAAAAGACAAAAACGCAGTTCTACGTAGTGAAACGCGGTGACAATCTCACCAAGATCGCGCGGATGCACCACGTGAGTCTGGATCAGATTCTGGAGTGGAACCCGCAGATCGAGGATCCGGACCTCATCCACCCCGGCGATCGGATTCGTGTGGCCCCGCCCCGTGAAGCGGGCGGAGAGGACGGTGAGTACCAGAGCGAATGA
- a CDS encoding FMN-dependent NADH-azoreductase: MNLFRLDASIRTEGSVSRALADTAEQAWLAEHPGGVVTRRDLGVQPLPGDAWTALAHEVVNPAAPAPAEAHELLDRLGAELLAADAFLFAVPMYNWNVPEQVKTWIDLILKHPVVGVHGDWPLKGKPALLTLSRGGGYGPGTPKEGWDHATPYLRTILADVFGLDLQIAEAELTHAFWNPEMAHLRGLAEESMKTGHEQAAEHGLRIAKLSRT; this comes from the coding sequence GTGAACCTGTTCCGTCTCGACGCGAGCATCCGTACCGAAGGGTCGGTGAGCCGCGCCCTCGCCGACACCGCCGAGCAGGCGTGGCTCGCCGAGCACCCCGGCGGCGTCGTGACCCGGCGCGACCTCGGGGTCCAGCCACTGCCCGGGGACGCATGGACGGCGCTCGCCCACGAAGTCGTGAACCCGGCCGCGCCGGCCCCGGCCGAGGCGCACGAGCTCCTCGACCGTCTCGGCGCGGAACTGCTCGCCGCCGACGCGTTCCTGTTCGCGGTGCCGATGTACAACTGGAATGTCCCGGAACAGGTCAAGACCTGGATCGACCTGATCCTGAAGCACCCCGTGGTGGGGGTGCACGGTGACTGGCCGCTCAAGGGCAAGCCGGCGCTCCTGACGCTGAGCCGGGGCGGCGGCTACGGGCCCGGCACCCCGAAGGAGGGCTGGGACCACGCCACGCCCTACCTGCGCACGATCCTGGCCGACGTCTTCGGCCTCGACCTGCAGATCGCCGAGGCGGAGCTGACCCACGCGTTCTGGAACCCGGAGATGGCGCACCTTCGAGGACTGGCCGAAGAGTCGATGAAGACGGGGCATGAGCAGGCCGCCGAGCACGGGCTGCGGATCGCCAAGCTGAGCAGGACCTGA
- a CDS encoding MarR family winged helix-turn-helix transcriptional regulator, whose protein sequence is MDNDLVWAIRMISGALRRAAADASETLPGGSRAYLVLMALAEAEGKPPTQLELAGQVGLDRTVMTYLLDDLEGQGLLSRRPNPQDRRARHVILTDEGRSQLQRMRTDVAAAEARLLVELTGEQQAQFRDLLTRVALTAQRGTVKD, encoded by the coding sequence TTGGACAACGACCTGGTTTGGGCCATTCGCATGATCTCGGGGGCGCTTCGGCGCGCTGCAGCCGACGCCTCAGAGACGCTGCCCGGAGGATCACGCGCCTACTTGGTACTCATGGCACTGGCCGAGGCCGAGGGCAAACCCCCCACGCAGCTCGAACTGGCCGGCCAGGTCGGTCTCGACCGAACGGTGATGACCTACCTTCTCGACGACCTGGAGGGGCAGGGCCTGCTGTCGCGACGCCCGAATCCGCAGGACCGGCGGGCTCGCCACGTGATCCTTACGGACGAAGGCCGATCGCAACTGCAGCGCATGCGAACTGATGTCGCGGCCGCTGAGGCACGGCTGCTTGTGGAGTTGACCGGAGAACAGCAGGCCCAGTTTCGAGACCTCCTGACCCGGGTTGCGCTCACCGCTCAGCGGGGCACTGTCAAAGACTGA
- a CDS encoding aromatic ring-hydroxylating dioxygenase subunit alpha — translation MPHMTAFARNQWYVAAYSHEVGRELLGRTILGETLVLYRTEEEGTPVVLHDRCVHRRYPLSEAPTRLDGDRIVCGYHGFTYDTTGTCVYVPGQKRVPRTARVASYPVVEQDSLIWVWIGDPALADPQSIPRARHLDSPGWVTVRGMEPIDCDYGLLVDNLLDLSHETYLHGGYIGTPEVAETPITTEVDEGAGIVRVSRHMDDAECPPFYARSTGIEGRITRWQDIEYHAPCLYLLHSRIAPVGVLPEPDGSDPNGFHTEITYAITPSGDGKVYDFWAVSRDWATDDAEVTEFLRGNNHTVVMQDVTALNLLQKTLGTERTGYQELSINIDTGGLAARRILARLVEQGEKPVEKVQ, via the coding sequence ATGCCTCACATGACCGCCTTCGCCAGGAACCAGTGGTACGTCGCCGCCTATAGTCACGAGGTCGGGCGGGAGTTGCTCGGACGGACGATCCTCGGTGAGACGCTCGTGCTCTACCGGACCGAGGAGGAGGGCACACCGGTCGTGCTGCACGACCGGTGTGTGCACCGCCGGTACCCGCTGTCCGAGGCCCCGACGCGCCTCGACGGCGACCGGATCGTCTGCGGGTACCACGGGTTCACGTACGACACGACCGGTACCTGCGTGTACGTACCGGGGCAGAAGCGGGTGCCGCGAACGGCCCGGGTCGCCTCCTACCCGGTCGTCGAGCAGGATTCGCTGATCTGGGTGTGGATCGGTGACCCCGCGCTCGCCGACCCGCAGAGCATCCCGCGGGCCAGGCACCTCGACTCCCCCGGCTGGGTCACCGTGCGCGGCATGGAGCCCATCGACTGCGACTACGGCCTGCTCGTCGACAACCTCCTTGACCTGTCCCACGAGACGTATCTGCACGGCGGGTACATCGGCACGCCCGAGGTCGCCGAGACGCCGATCACGACGGAGGTCGACGAGGGCGCCGGGATCGTCCGGGTGAGCCGGCACATGGACGACGCCGAGTGCCCTCCCTTCTACGCCAGGTCCACCGGCATCGAGGGGCGGATCACCCGCTGGCAGGACATCGAGTACCACGCGCCGTGCCTGTATCTGCTGCACAGCCGCATCGCCCCGGTCGGTGTGCTGCCCGAGCCGGACGGCAGCGACCCGAACGGCTTCCACACCGAGATCACGTACGCGATCACCCCGTCCGGCGACGGCAAGGTGTACGACTTCTGGGCCGTCTCCCGCGACTGGGCGACGGACGACGCCGAGGTCACCGAGTTCCTGCGCGGCAACAACCACACGGTCGTGATGCAGGACGTCACCGCGCTCAACCTGCTCCAGAAGACCCTCGGCACCGAGCGCACCGGTTACCAGGAGCTGAGCATCAACATCGACACCGGTGGTCTGGCCGCCCGCCGTATCCTCGCCCGGCTGGTGGAGCAGGGCGAGAAGCCCGTGGAGAAGGTCCAGTGA
- a CDS encoding PDR/VanB family oxidoreductase — MSVYEAELVVPRREFVADGVVALTLRHPLGEPLPAWEPGAHIDVVLGPGLERQYSLCGDPADRSAWRIAVLREPDGRGGSAHVHEQVGQGDKVRVRGPRNNFGLEPAPRYRFVAGGIGITPILPMLAAAEAAGAEWTLLYGGRTRRSMAFGEELARRYGDRVTIAPEDETGLLDLPAVLDDVPEGTLVYCCGPGPLLDAVEERCPSGVLRVERFRPKEQETGGDTEFEVRLARSGRTLTVAPDVSVLDAVRAAGVEVLYSCTEGTCGTCETDVLEGEPDHRDSVLTDDERAAGETMLICVSRCRGGRLVLDL, encoded by the coding sequence ATGAGCGTGTACGAAGCCGAACTCGTCGTCCCGCGGCGTGAGTTCGTCGCCGACGGCGTGGTCGCCCTGACCCTGCGCCACCCGTTGGGCGAGCCGCTCCCGGCGTGGGAGCCGGGCGCCCACATCGACGTCGTGCTCGGCCCCGGGCTGGAGCGGCAGTACTCGCTGTGCGGCGATCCGGCGGACCGGTCGGCCTGGCGGATCGCGGTGCTGCGCGAGCCGGACGGCCGGGGTGGTTCGGCCCATGTGCACGAGCAGGTGGGGCAGGGCGACAAGGTCCGGGTGCGCGGGCCCCGGAACAACTTCGGCCTGGAGCCCGCCCCCCGCTACCGCTTCGTCGCGGGCGGCATCGGCATCACCCCGATCCTGCCGATGCTGGCGGCTGCCGAGGCGGCGGGCGCCGAGTGGACGCTGCTGTACGGCGGGCGCACCCGCCGGTCGATGGCGTTCGGCGAGGAACTCGCCCGGCGGTACGGGGACCGGGTGACCATCGCGCCCGAGGACGAGACGGGGCTGCTGGACCTGCCCGCGGTGCTGGACGACGTACCCGAGGGCACGCTCGTCTACTGCTGCGGCCCCGGCCCGCTGCTGGACGCGGTCGAGGAGCGCTGCCCGTCCGGAGTGCTGCGCGTCGAGCGGTTCCGGCCGAAGGAGCAGGAGACGGGCGGCGACACCGAGTTCGAGGTGCGGCTGGCGCGGAGCGGCAGGACACTCACGGTCGCGCCGGACGTGTCGGTACTGGACGCCGTGCGCGCCGCCGGGGTCGAGGTGCTCTACTCCTGCACCGAGGGCACCTGCGGCACCTGCGAGACCGACGTGCTGGAGGGCGAGCCTGACCACCGCGACTCGGTGCTCACCGACGACGAGCGCGCGGCGGGCGAGACCATGCTCATCTGTGTGTCCCGCTGCCGTGGCGGGCGGCTCGTGCTGGACCTGTGA
- a CDS encoding GntR family transcriptional regulator, with the protein MASQHTPALPVLGSRKPSHRERVADALRAALIAGELLPGEVYSAPGLAARFGVSATPVREAMLDLAKEGLVDTVPNKGFRVTAVSEKQLDEYTHIRALIEIPTTAGLAATADPVALEALRPVAQEIVTSAAAGDLIAYVEADLRFHLGLLALAGNDHLVDVVRDLRRRSRLYGLTALVEQGRLEASAEEHLEILDALLARDEEAVRAVMTRHLSHVRGLWAAP; encoded by the coding sequence ATGGCCTCGCAGCACACCCCCGCCCTGCCCGTGCTGGGCAGCAGGAAGCCCAGCCACCGGGAGCGGGTCGCGGACGCGCTGCGGGCGGCCCTGATCGCCGGCGAGCTGCTCCCCGGAGAGGTCTACTCGGCCCCCGGCCTCGCCGCCCGCTTCGGCGTCTCCGCCACCCCCGTGCGCGAGGCCATGCTCGACCTCGCCAAGGAAGGCCTCGTCGACACCGTGCCCAACAAGGGCTTCCGGGTCACGGCCGTCTCCGAGAAGCAACTGGACGAGTACACCCACATCCGGGCGCTGATCGAGATCCCCACGACGGCGGGCCTCGCGGCCACGGCCGACCCGGTGGCACTGGAGGCGCTCCGGCCCGTCGCCCAGGAGATAGTCACCTCCGCCGCGGCCGGTGACCTCATCGCCTACGTCGAGGCCGACCTGCGCTTCCACCTCGGCCTGCTGGCCCTCGCGGGCAACGACCATCTCGTCGACGTCGTACGGGACCTCAGACGCCGTTCCCGGCTCTACGGACTGACCGCGCTCGTCGAGCAGGGACGGCTGGAGGCGTCGGCGGAGGAGCACCTGGAGATCCTGGACGCGCTGCTCGCCCGGGACGAGGAAGCCGTACGGGCGGTGATGACCCGGCACCTCTCGCACGTCCGGGGCCTGTGGGCGGCACCCTGA
- a CDS encoding proline racemase family protein, whose translation MRSRLVLHAVDSHTEGMPTRVITGGIGTIPGATMNERRLYFREHRDDIKQLLMNEPRGHSAMSGAILQPPTRPDCDWGVVYIEVSGYLPMCGHGTIGVATVLVETGMVEVTEPVTTIRLDTPAGPVVAEVAVANGAAKGVTLRNVPSFAVGLDRKATLPDGRTVTYDLAFGGNFYAILPLERLGLPFDRSRKDDILRAGLSLMAAVNAEDPPVHPEDPSIHGIHHVYLAAPGSTARHSRHAMAIHPGWFDRSPCGTGTSARMAQLHARGELPLHTEFVNESFIGTRFTGRLLGTTEVAGRPAVLPSFSGRAWITGTAQYLLDPEDPFPAGFVL comes from the coding sequence ATGCGCAGCAGACTCGTCCTGCACGCCGTCGACTCGCACACCGAGGGCATGCCGACCCGCGTGATCACCGGCGGCATCGGCACCATCCCCGGCGCCACCATGAACGAGCGGCGACTGTATTTCCGCGAACACCGCGACGACATCAAGCAGTTGCTGATGAACGAGCCGCGCGGGCACTCCGCCATGAGCGGCGCCATCCTCCAGCCGCCGACCCGGCCCGACTGCGACTGGGGCGTCGTCTACATCGAGGTCTCCGGCTATCTGCCGATGTGCGGGCACGGCACGATCGGCGTGGCGACCGTGCTCGTCGAGACCGGCATGGTCGAGGTCACCGAACCGGTCACCACCATCCGGCTCGACACCCCGGCGGGCCCGGTCGTCGCCGAGGTGGCCGTGGCGAACGGCGCAGCCAAGGGGGTCACCCTGCGGAACGTGCCCTCCTTCGCCGTCGGCCTCGACCGCAAGGCCACCCTCCCCGACGGCCGGACGGTGACGTACGACCTCGCCTTCGGCGGCAACTTCTACGCCATCCTGCCGCTGGAGCGTCTCGGCCTGCCCTTCGACAGGTCCCGCAAGGACGACATCCTCCGGGCCGGCCTGTCCCTCATGGCCGCCGTCAACGCCGAGGACCCGCCCGTCCACCCGGAGGACCCGTCCATCCACGGCATCCACCACGTCTACCTGGCCGCCCCCGGCTCGACCGCCCGCCACTCCCGGCACGCCATGGCCATCCACCCCGGCTGGTTCGACCGCTCGCCCTGCGGCACGGGCACCAGTGCCCGCATGGCACAGTTGCACGCACGCGGCGAACTCCCGCTGCACACCGAGTTCGTGAACGAGTCCTTCATCGGCACCCGGTTCACCGGCAGACTGCTCGGCACCACCGAGGTGGCGGGCCGCCCGGCGGTGCTGCCGAGCTTCTCCGGACGCGCCTGGATCACCGGCACCGCCCAGTACCTGCTGGACCCCGAGGACCCGTTCCCGGCGGGGTTCGTCCTGTAA
- a CDS encoding dihydrodipicolinate synthase family protein, translating to MTDPRPWHGVLVATALPLNDDLSVDYDKYAEHCAWLVDNGCDGVVPNGSLGEYQVLTPEERARVVETAVAAIGGQRVMPGVAAYGSAESRRWAEQAGEAGCRAVMLLPPNAYRADERSVLAHYAEVAKAGLPVVAYNNPVDTKVDLVPELLARLHGEGYIRGVKEFSGDVRRAYRIAELAPELDLLIGADDVLLELAVAGAKGWVAGYPNALPQASVELYHAAVDGDLDTARSLYRQLHPLLRWDSRVEFVQAIKLSMDLVGRHGGPCRPPRMPLLPGQEAAVRAATEKAVAAGLS from the coding sequence ATGACCGACCCCCGCCCCTGGCACGGCGTCCTCGTCGCCACCGCGCTCCCGCTGAACGACGACCTCTCCGTGGACTACGACAAGTACGCCGAGCACTGCGCCTGGCTGGTCGACAACGGCTGTGACGGCGTCGTGCCGAACGGCTCCCTCGGCGAGTACCAGGTGCTCACCCCCGAGGAGCGCGCCCGGGTCGTCGAGACGGCCGTCGCCGCGATCGGCGGGCAGCGCGTCATGCCCGGCGTCGCCGCGTACGGGTCCGCCGAGTCCCGGCGCTGGGCCGAGCAGGCGGGCGAGGCCGGGTGCCGGGCGGTGATGCTGCTGCCGCCGAACGCCTACCGCGCCGACGAGCGCTCCGTCCTCGCCCACTACGCCGAGGTCGCGAAGGCGGGCCTGCCGGTCGTCGCGTACAACAACCCCGTCGACACCAAGGTCGACCTCGTGCCGGAGCTGCTCGCCCGGCTGCACGGGGAGGGGTACATCCGGGGAGTGAAGGAGTTCTCCGGAGACGTCCGCCGGGCCTACCGCATCGCCGAACTCGCCCCCGAACTCGACCTGCTGATCGGCGCCGACGACGTCCTGCTGGAGCTGGCCGTCGCGGGCGCGAAGGGCTGGGTGGCGGGCTACCCGAACGCGCTGCCCCAGGCGTCCGTCGAGCTGTACCACGCGGCCGTCGACGGCGACCTCGACACCGCGCGGTCCCTGTACCGGCAGCTGCATCCGCTGCTGCGGTGGGACTCGCGGGTGGAGTTCGTCCAGGCCATCAAACTGTCCATGGACCTCGTCGGCCGCCACGGCGGACCCTGCCGCCCGCCGCGCATGCCGCTGCTGCCCGGGCAGGAGGCCGCCGTCCGGGCCGCCACCGAGAAGGCCGTAGCGGCCGGATTGTCGTAG
- a CDS encoding NAD(P)/FAD-dependent oxidoreductase, translating to MRTELAVIGAGPAGLAASLAAAARGTRVALVDAATETGGQFYRQPAAGLGAGRPEALHHQWRTWERLRDGLAASSVRVLTDHHVWCVERKSGGFTVHALLGPEQEEPAEVHARAVLLATGGYEHVLPFPGWTLPGVVTAGGAQAMLKGGLVVPGRRAVVAGTGPLLLPVATGLAAAGVEVAALVESTGPGRLARHGRALAGKLPEGAGYAARLLRHRVPVLTRHTVVRAHGDDRLTGVTVAALDTDGRVRPGTERQLPCDTLAVGHGMLPHTDLAVGLGCGLDGLAVAVDTEQRTDVPGVWAAGESTGIGGAALALAEGHIAGCAAAASLRGTTPDPAPAALKARTKLRSSAAALHAAYAPPAHWPEQATDDTVVCRCEEVTAGAVRDALDLGAGDERTVKLLTRAGMGWCQGRVCAAAVAGLAGCPPVPPRRPFARPVPLGVLARQHTQEELS from the coding sequence ATGCGGACTGAACTCGCCGTGATCGGTGCCGGACCGGCCGGGCTGGCCGCGTCGCTTGCGGCTGCCGCGCGCGGCACGCGGGTCGCGCTCGTCGACGCGGCGACGGAGACCGGCGGGCAGTTCTACCGGCAGCCCGCCGCCGGGCTCGGAGCCGGGCGCCCCGAGGCGCTGCACCACCAGTGGCGAACCTGGGAGCGACTGCGGGACGGCCTCGCCGCCAGCTCCGTACGGGTACTGACGGACCATCACGTGTGGTGCGTCGAACGGAAGTCTGGCGGCTTCACCGTGCACGCGCTGCTCGGCCCGGAGCAGGAGGAACCGGCCGAAGTGCACGCCCGTGCCGTGCTCCTGGCCACCGGCGGATACGAACACGTGCTGCCCTTCCCCGGCTGGACGCTCCCGGGCGTCGTCACCGCCGGGGGCGCCCAGGCCATGCTCAAGGGCGGACTCGTGGTGCCGGGGCGCAGAGCCGTCGTGGCCGGGACCGGACCGCTGCTGCTGCCCGTGGCGACCGGGCTCGCCGCAGCCGGCGTCGAGGTCGCCGCGCTCGTCGAGTCGACCGGCCCCGGGCGCCTGGCCCGCCACGGCCGGGCCCTGGCCGGCAAGCTCCCGGAGGGCGCCGGATACGCTGCCCGGCTGCTGCGCCACCGCGTGCCGGTGCTGACCCGCCACACCGTCGTCCGCGCCCACGGCGACGACCGGCTGACCGGCGTCACGGTCGCCGCCCTCGACACCGACGGACGCGTCCGGCCCGGCACGGAGCGGCAACTGCCCTGCGACACCCTGGCCGTCGGCCACGGCATGCTCCCGCACACCGACCTGGCGGTGGGCCTCGGCTGCGGCCTGGACGGGCTCGCCGTGGCCGTCGACACCGAGCAGCGCACGGACGTGCCCGGCGTGTGGGCGGCCGGGGAGTCCACCGGTATCGGCGGCGCGGCCCTCGCCCTCGCCGAGGGGCACATCGCCGGGTGCGCCGCCGCCGCGTCCCTGCGCGGCACCACCCCCGACCCGGCACCCGCCGCCCTCAAGGCCCGTACGAAGCTCAGGAGTTCCGCAGCCGCCCTGCATGCCGCCTACGCGCCGCCCGCGCACTGGCCCGAGCAGGCCACCGACGACACCGTGGTCTGCCGCTGCGAGGAGGTCACCGCCGGTGCCGTGCGCGACGCCCTGGACCTCGGAGCGGGCGACGAGCGCACCGTGAAACTGCTGACCCGGGCCGGAATGGGCTGGTGCCAGGGCCGGGTGTGCGCAGCCGCCGTCGCGGGCCTCGCCGGCTGCCCGCCCGTCCCGCCCCGAAGGCCGTTCGCCCGTCCCGTACCGCTCGGCGTCCTCGCACGGCAACACACCCAGGAGGAACTGTCATGA
- a CDS encoding (2Fe-2S)-binding protein has protein sequence MNPLELAAAGPGPAFTVTFDGRPVEALPGRTVAAVLWAAGVTSWRTTRGEGRPRGVFCGIGVCFDCLVTVNGRPNQRACLLPVRPGDVIATQEATGHAD, from the coding sequence GTGAATCCACTGGAGCTGGCGGCGGCCGGACCCGGCCCCGCCTTCACGGTCACGTTCGACGGGCGGCCGGTCGAGGCGCTGCCGGGCCGGACGGTCGCCGCCGTGCTGTGGGCGGCGGGCGTCACCTCCTGGCGCACCACCCGGGGCGAGGGCCGTCCGCGCGGGGTGTTCTGCGGGATCGGCGTCTGCTTCGACTGCCTGGTGACCGTCAACGGCCGCCCCAACCAACGGGCTTGCCTGCTCCCGGTGCGGCCGGGTGACGTGATCGCCACGCAGGAGGCGACAGGCCATGCGGACTGA
- a CDS encoding NAD(P)/FAD-dependent oxidoreductase encodes MSKPLTCDVVVVGAGVVGAACALYTARAGLDTVVVDRGPVAGGTTGAGEGNLLVSDKEPGPELDLALLSARLWSELAQEGLGKAVEYEAKGGVVVAGTGEALAGLETLAAGQRAAGVEAVPVPPGRLPDLEPYLTPGLAGGVHYPQDAQVMPALAAAHLLRASNARLLTGREMTGVLRGPDGAVRGVRTDRGDVHAPAVVNASGTWGGEVAARAGVSLPVLPRRGFVLVTEPLPTRIRHKVYAADYVADVASDSADLQTSPVVEGTPAGPVLIGASRERVGFDRSLSLPALRALAAGATRLFPFLAGVRAMRTYAGFRPYLPDHLPAIGPDPRAPGLLHACGHEGAGIGLATGTGHLIAQALTGRTPDLDLVPFRPDRFPEEAE; translated from the coding sequence GTGAGCAAGCCGCTGACCTGCGATGTCGTGGTGGTCGGAGCCGGAGTTGTGGGCGCCGCCTGCGCCCTGTACACGGCCCGTGCGGGCCTGGACACCGTCGTGGTGGACCGGGGCCCGGTGGCCGGCGGTACGACCGGCGCGGGGGAGGGCAACCTCCTCGTCTCCGACAAGGAGCCCGGGCCCGAGCTCGACCTGGCCCTGCTGTCCGCCCGGCTGTGGTCCGAACTGGCCCAGGAGGGGCTGGGGAAGGCGGTCGAGTACGAGGCCAAGGGCGGGGTCGTCGTCGCCGGCACCGGCGAAGCCCTGGCCGGCCTGGAGACACTCGCCGCCGGGCAGCGCGCGGCCGGGGTCGAGGCGGTCCCGGTGCCGCCCGGCCGGCTCCCCGACCTGGAGCCGTACCTGACCCCCGGCCTCGCGGGCGGCGTGCACTACCCGCAGGACGCCCAGGTGATGCCCGCCCTGGCGGCGGCGCACCTGCTGCGCGCCTCGAACGCCCGGCTGCTCACCGGCCGTGAGATGACCGGGGTACTGCGGGGCCCCGACGGCGCGGTGCGCGGGGTGCGTACCGACCGGGGCGACGTCCACGCCCCGGCGGTCGTCAACGCGTCCGGCACCTGGGGCGGCGAGGTGGCGGCCCGCGCCGGGGTGTCGCTGCCGGTGCTGCCCCGGCGCGGTTTCGTCCTGGTCACCGAGCCGCTGCCGACCCGGATCCGGCACAAGGTGTACGCCGCCGACTACGTGGCCGACGTCGCCAGCGACTCGGCGGACCTCCAGACCTCCCCGGTGGTCGAGGGCACACCCGCCGGGCCGGTCCTCATCGGCGCCAGCCGCGAACGGGTCGGCTTCGACCGGTCGTTGTCGCTCCCGGCGCTGCGGGCGCTGGCGGCGGGCGCGACGCGGCTCTTCCCGTTCCTCGCCGGAGTCCGGGCCATGCGGACGTACGCGGGCTTCCGCCCGTATCTGCCGGACCATCTGCCCGCGATCGGCCCCGACCCCCGGGCGCCCGGACTCCTGCACGCCTGCGGGCACGAGGGCGCTGGCATCGGTCTCGCCACCGGCACCGGACACCTGATCGCCCAGGCGCTGACGGGACGGACACCCGACCTGGACCTCGTCCCGTTCCGCCCCGACCGCTTTCCCGAGGAGGCGGAGTGA
- a CDS encoding helix-turn-helix domain-containing protein, whose product MTGGFVEGPGATPTAVLAAVVSRVTALADRLGVPHAEVFDIGRLSVASGVPEPVVKALLGGRPAGEPDVQARFLQRLDLLRRTRLKPNGRKYTQQEIADGAGMSRQQAGALINGDRRPTMEHCDALQRFFRVHAGFLTAEDPEALVSALQHTEQELLQKLADREREAAAAADDPLERLLQDHGVRGIAWRAAQLPTDQHRDKVAEWLDMLLESVKRPES is encoded by the coding sequence GTGACGGGTGGCTTCGTCGAAGGTCCGGGCGCCACACCGACGGCCGTGCTGGCGGCCGTCGTCTCCCGTGTCACCGCGCTCGCCGACCGGCTCGGCGTGCCGCACGCCGAGGTCTTCGACATCGGCCGGCTGTCCGTCGCCTCCGGCGTCCCGGAACCCGTGGTCAAGGCCCTGCTCGGCGGCCGGCCGGCGGGCGAGCCCGATGTGCAGGCCCGGTTCCTCCAGCGCCTGGACCTGCTGCGCCGGACCCGGCTCAAACCCAACGGCCGGAAGTACACCCAGCAGGAGATCGCCGACGGCGCGGGCATGTCCCGGCAGCAGGCCGGCGCCCTCATCAACGGCGACCGGCGGCCGACCATGGAGCACTGCGACGCCCTCCAGCGGTTCTTCCGGGTGCACGCCGGTTTCCTCACGGCCGAGGACCCCGAGGCACTGGTGAGCGCCCTCCAGCACACCGAGCAGGAGCTGCTCCAGAAGCTCGCCGACCGCGAGCGGGAGGCGGCCGCGGCAGCCGACGACCCGCTGGAGCGGCTGTTGCAGGACCACGGCGTGCGCGGCATCGCCTGGCGGGCCGCGCAGCTGCCCACCGACCAGCACCGCGACAAGGTGGCGGAGTGGCTGGACATGCTCCTGGAGAGCGTCAAGCGGCCCGAGTCGTGA
- a CDS encoding 4'-phosphopantetheinyl transferase family protein, protein MIGELLPQTVVTVEAYGNDGADTPLYPEEAALVTRAVAKRRREFTVVRSCARRAMEKLGVPPQPILPGERGAPRWPAGLAGSMTHCDGYCAAALVRATDLASLGIDAEVHGPLPEGVLPAVSLPAEAERLRRLAAQRPDVHWDRLLFSAKESVYKAWFPLTGAWLDFAEADIEISADPGEPRGTFRATLLVPGPRVGARRLGHFDGHWTADRGLVATAVAVPHD, encoded by the coding sequence GTGATCGGGGAACTGCTGCCCCAGACCGTCGTCACCGTGGAGGCCTACGGCAACGACGGCGCGGACACCCCGCTGTACCCCGAGGAGGCGGCGCTCGTGACCCGGGCGGTCGCCAAGCGGCGCCGGGAGTTCACCGTCGTCCGCTCCTGCGCCCGCCGGGCCATGGAGAAGCTCGGCGTGCCGCCGCAGCCGATCCTGCCCGGGGAACGCGGCGCCCCGCGCTGGCCGGCCGGGCTGGCCGGCAGCATGACCCACTGCGACGGCTACTGCGCCGCCGCCCTGGTCCGCGCCACCGACCTGGCCTCCCTGGGCATCGACGCCGAGGTCCACGGGCCGCTGCCCGAGGGGGTGCTGCCCGCCGTCTCCCTGCCGGCCGAGGCCGAGCGCCTGCGGCGGCTGGCCGCACAGCGCCCCGACGTCCACTGGGACCGGCTGCTGTTCAGCGCGAAGGAGTCCGTCTACAAGGCGTGGTTCCCGCTCACCGGCGCGTGGCTGGACTTCGCGGAGGCCGACATCGAGATCTCCGCCGACCCCGGCGAACCGCGCGGTACCTTCCGCGCCACGCTCCTCGTCCCCGGCCCACGGGTCGGCGCCCGCCGCCTGGGCCACTTCGACGGCCACTGGACCGCCGACCGCGGCCTGGTCGCGACGGCGGTCGCCGTACCGCACGACTGA